In the Blastocatellia bacterium genome, one interval contains:
- a CDS encoding tetratricopeptide repeat protein, which yields MNKNFLFILLFCLIFSAACGGFPTKSETSTPVLPPATPLPSEDEAIESAIRFLEDKVKKNPNDFFAYNMLASRYLTRMRQTANMNYLELASRAVKASLAIAPKEFNKAALSALADIEFTTHEFIAARDNAKLLMKMDPTMLGAYQLYADSTLELGDYEEAIKIYQQTGKRNYTNPFNVPSIEIRYARISSLYGKLEDAKKHISIALAFLLDETNPDTENVAWLRWYLGETAFSMGKYEEAEKHYRDALVTYPNYFRAVGSLGKVLAAKGELKNAIEQYEKAVKLVPDPIFIAALGDLYKLEGREKEASSQYELVEQIARLNALNGLIYNRQLAIFYADHDLKAEEAYSLALKEYEVRKDIYGADAVAWTALKAGKLAEAQTAIKEALKLGTKDAKLFYHAAMIAKANGDKKAAQDYLKRVLELNPRFDLLQSEIVKKTLNELAL from the coding sequence ATGAATAAAAATTTTCTATTTATCTTATTATTTTGTCTTATTTTTAGTGCTGCTTGTGGAGGATTTCCAACTAAATCTGAAACCTCTACTCCAGTACTACCGCCTGCTACACCCTTGCCATCAGAGGATGAAGCTATAGAATCAGCAATAAGATTTCTTGAGGATAAAGTTAAAAAGAATCCCAATGATTTTTTTGCTTACAATATGCTAGCTTCCAGATACCTAACACGTATGCGACAAACCGCAAATATGAATTATCTAGAACTTGCTTCTCGTGCTGTAAAAGCTTCCCTAGCTATAGCACCAAAAGAATTTAATAAAGCTGCATTAAGTGCTTTAGCTGACATTGAATTTACAACACATGAATTTATTGCTGCCCGTGATAATGCAAAGTTGTTAATGAAAATGGATCCAACAATGCTTGGGGCTTATCAACTCTATGCAGATTCAACATTAGAATTAGGTGATTATGAAGAAGCTATAAAAATTTACCAACAAACAGGAAAACGTAACTACACAAATCCATTTAATGTACCTAGCATTGAAATTCGGTATGCCCGCATTTCTTCTTTATATGGAAAGCTTGAAGATGCTAAAAAACATATTTCAATAGCACTAGCTTTTTTGTTGGATGAAACAAATCCCGATACTGAAAATGTTGCTTGGCTACGTTGGTATTTGGGAGAAACAGCCTTTTCAATGGGCAAATATGAAGAAGCTGAAAAACACTATAGGGATGCTCTAGTAACATATCCTAATTACTTTCGTGCTGTTGGCTCTCTAGGCAAAGTTCTTGCAGCAAAAGGTGAGCTTAAAAACGCGATTGAACAATATGAGAAGGCCGTCAAATTAGTTCCTGATCCAATTTTTATAGCTGCACTAGGAGATCTTTATAAGCTAGAAGGACGTGAAAAGGAAGCTTCCTCACAATATGAATTAGTGGAACAAATAGCACGGTTAAATGCTTTGAATGGTTTAATTTACAATCGACAACTTGCTATTTTTTATGCAGACCATGATCTAAAAGCTGAAGAAGCTTATAGCTTAGCCTTAAAAGAATATGAGGTAAGAAAAGACATCTATGGTGCTGATGCAGTTGCCTGGACTGCATTAAAGGCTGGAAAATTAGCTGAGGCTCAAACTGCAATAAAAGAAGCTCTAAAACTTGGTACAAAGGATGCAAAACTTTTCTACCATGCAGCAATGATTGCTAAAGCTAATGGTGATAAAAAAGCTGCTCAAGATTATCTAAAACGTGTCCTAGAACTTAACCCTAGGTTTGATTTATTACAATCTGAAATAGTAAAGAAAACTCTTAATGAGCTAGCTTTGTAA
- a CDS encoding protein kinase, translating to MGQAAQQSYFDSLIGREINNRYKLETKIGSGAMGAVFRATDLHSSEIIAIKVISPDLANDEKFIKRFEREGELGKLLNHPNIVRVEEFGATEGLFFIAMEFVAGDTLKSYLNTSAPCSPNRTLELLTQLCGALDFAHKHNVLHRDLKPENILMTRNSKGEEVLKLADFGIAKRTDLSKTKDQMLTVEGEIFGTPHYMSPEQVLAQKLKPTTDVYSIGVMLYQMLSGKLPLEHSKAQQLLILKISQDVAPISKTFPFVSPIFDPILKKALSRTVTDRYQSAGELLEAFADALKEFDPNFQSVTSGKITNELPDVPNKLSNKEQAVIDSKEVESSPQKSSTSPSISTVNNKATSQKIVSKDKAASQKISIPIKESPEIPNQPASGPNWVLLGVIGVILLGVIVVIIILMQ from the coding sequence ATGGGCCAAGCGGCTCAACAAAGTTATTTTGATAGTTTAATTGGTCGAGAAATCAATAATCGATACAAATTAGAAACAAAAATTGGTTCTGGGGCAATGGGTGCAGTCTTTCGTGCTACAGATTTACATAGTAGCGAAATAATAGCTATAAAAGTTATTTCTCCAGATCTAGCTAATGATGAGAAATTTATTAAACGCTTTGAGAGAGAAGGCGAGCTAGGGAAATTACTTAATCATCCCAATATAGTTAGGGTTGAAGAATTTGGAGCAACTGAAGGCTTATTTTTTATAGCAATGGAATTTGTTGCTGGAGATACATTAAAAAGTTACTTAAATACATCTGCTCCTTGTTCACCTAACAGAACTTTAGAACTTTTAACTCAACTTTGTGGGGCTTTGGATTTTGCTCATAAACATAATGTATTGCATCGAGACTTAAAACCAGAAAATATTTTAATGACAAGAAATTCCAAAGGGGAAGAAGTCTTAAAATTAGCAGACTTTGGAATTGCCAAACGCACTGATTTAAGCAAAACAAAAGACCAAATGCTAACGGTTGAAGGTGAAATTTTTGGCACACCCCATTATATGTCACCAGAACAAGTTTTAGCTCAGAAATTAAAACCTACAACAGATGTTTATAGTATTGGAGTAATGCTTTATCAAATGCTTAGCGGTAAATTACCTTTAGAGCATTCTAAAGCTCAACAACTTTTAATCCTTAAAATTAGCCAAGATGTTGCTCCTATTTCTAAAACTTTTCCCTTTGTTTCCCCTATTTTTGACCCTATTCTAAAAAAAGCTTTAAGCCGTACTGTTACAGATAGATATCAATCAGCAGGCGAACTATTAGAAGCTTTTGCTGATGCACTAAAAGAATTTGATCCTAATTTCCAATCAGTAACATCAGGAAAAATAACTAATGAATTACCTGATGTACCAAATAAACTAAGTAATAAAGAACAAGCTGTTATTGATAGCAAAGAAGTAGAATCATCTCCACAAAAATCTTCTACTTCACCTTCCATAAGTACTGTTAACAACAAAGCTACATCACAAAAAATAGTTTCTAAGGATAAAGCCGCATCACAAAAAATTTCTATTCCAATAAAAGAGTCTCCAGAAATACCTAATCAACCAGCTAGTGGGCCCAATTGGGTACTATTAGGAGTAATAGGAGTAATTTTACTTGGTGTAATAGTAGTGATAATAATTTTGATGCAATAA
- a CDS encoding DUF4331 family protein, whose translation MALGEPVNPPNRVNTVNPGSNTKFFAGLADDPFFFDVPAEVQFRRALLVGSRDTSFFSRARDTFAGYNVMTIVLSIPLSEVKGPAGNIVGVSASTLIPKKAIRNTDGTISYKGSLVQVDSAGIPVVNVVLLDFNLKDRYNIIGPDVSALGQNVIGSLRSIGTDETSINLLKGLIVDKGDYIRIDLSKPNTGPEGGNNAEAAFPNGRRLLDDVTDVVVSLINNRNELPDGIQANDKKFLNVFPWVAQPFMPLKTGEQDTTQN comes from the coding sequence ATTGCTCTAGGAGAACCTGTTAATCCTCCTAATAGAGTTAATACAGTTAATCCAGGTTCTAACACTAAATTTTTTGCTGGTTTAGCTGATGATCCTTTCTTTTTTGATGTTCCTGCTGAAGTTCAATTTAGACGCGCACTGCTTGTAGGCTCTCGTGATACAAGCTTCTTTAGTCGTGCTAGAGATACTTTTGCTGGCTATAATGTTATGACCATAGTTCTTAGTATTCCATTAAGTGAGGTCAAAGGCCCTGCTGGAAATATCGTAGGAGTAAGCGCATCTACACTAATTCCTAAAAAAGCTATTAGAAATACTGATGGTACAATTTCTTATAAAGGTAGCTTAGTCCAAGTTGATTCTGCTGGAATTCCAGTTGTAAATGTAGTGCTTTTAGATTTTAACCTTAAGGATCGTTACAACATTATAGGCCCTGATGTTTCAGCACTTGGACAAAATGTAATTGGATCGCTTAGATCTATAGGAACAGATGAAACTAGTATAAATCTACTTAAGGGGCTTATAGTAGATAAAGGCGATTATATTCGTATTGATTTATCTAAACCCAATACAGGGCCAGAAGGTGGTAACAATGCAGAAGCAGCTTTTCCAAATGGCCGCCGTCTACTTGATGATGTAACAGATGTAGTTGTTAGCTTAATCAACAATAGAAATGAATTACCAGATGGTATTCAAGCTAATGATAAAAAGTTCCTAAATGTATTCCCCTGGGTAGCTCAACCGTTTATGCCTTTAAAAACAGGTGAGCAAGATACTACACAGAATTAA
- a CDS encoding DUF4331 family protein, with the protein MFRQIKKASIIVLILTVALISLMTPPPSIDAADHGDAPFASLRATADITDFWVFLDPNDNTRLELIFGSRGFIVPGENSNFGIFDGDLRYRFNIENTGDGVPDLFLDAVFSKQIGRTTPQTATITLSDTRSTLRTFTAPATLSSSTATVAPNRNITADSNTGIRFFAGLADDAFFFDVPSELRYRASLEAGTPGGDISFFTRGRDTFAGYNMNAIVYSIPISLLKGRAGDVLGISAATQIRKKITINSNATTTGKGDFVQIDSMGIPAVNIVFVPFDRKDDFNTKGPNSSTFANDIVGQLKLLQTNDANIGLFAKLAVEKGDYLRIDTSIPNTGPEGGNNAGAGFPNGRRLLDDVTDPIVSLVSNSQPRPDNVDKNDLLFLDNFPWVALPHQPLPRGSVDNTQN; encoded by the coding sequence ATGTTTAGACAAATTAAAAAAGCTTCTATTATAGTGCTTATTTTGACAGTAGCTCTTATTTCTCTTATGACTCCCCCGCCGTCAATCGATGCTGCCGATCATGGTGACGCACCTTTTGCATCTCTAAGAGCAACAGCCGATATTACAGATTTTTGGGTATTTCTTGATCCAAATGATAATACAAGGTTAGAGCTTATTTTTGGATCAAGAGGCTTTATTGTACCAGGCGAAAACTCAAACTTTGGTATTTTTGATGGGGACTTACGCTATAGATTTAATATTGAAAATACAGGTGATGGTGTTCCAGATTTGTTTTTAGATGCGGTATTTTCTAAGCAAATAGGCCGCACCACCCCACAAACAGCCACAATTACTTTATCCGATACCAGATCAACACTTAGAACATTTACTGCGCCTGCAACACTTTCAAGTAGTACTGCAACAGTTGCACCTAACCGAAATATAACAGCAGATTCCAACACAGGAATTAGATTTTTTGCAGGTCTTGCTGATGATGCGTTTTTCTTTGATGTACCTTCAGAACTTCGTTATAGAGCCTCTCTTGAAGCTGGAACTCCTGGTGGAGATATATCATTTTTTACTCGTGGCCGAGATACTTTTGCTGGCTATAATATGAATGCTATTGTTTATAGTATTCCAATAAGCTTGTTAAAAGGTCGTGCTGGCGATGTACTTGGTATAAGTGCTGCTACACAAATTAGAAAGAAAATTACTATTAATTCTAATGCTACAACTACAGGAAAAGGTGATTTTGTTCAAATTGATAGTATGGGAATTCCTGCTGTAAATATTGTATTTGTTCCTTTTGATCGTAAAGATGATTTCAATACTAAAGGCCCAAACTCATCAACATTTGCTAATGACATTGTTGGTCAACTAAAACTTTTACAAACAAATGATGCTAATATAGGACTATTTGCAAAATTAGCTGTTGAAAAAGGCGATTATTTACGAATAGATACTTCAATACCTAATACTGGCCCTGAAGGTGGTAATAATGCAGGGGCTGGTTTTCCAAATGGTCGTCGGCTTTTGGATGATGTCACTGATCCAATTGTTAGTTTAGTCAGTAACAGTCAACCTAGACCAGACAATGTTGATAAAAATGACCTACTATTTCTTGATAATTTTCCTTGGGTAGCTCTTCCACATCAACCATTGCCTAGAGGAAGTGTAGATAACACTCAAAACTAA
- a CDS encoding DUF4331 family protein, translated as MFARKAALLIATLLVSILLLTPPPSIDAADHLDGGKDISTQAQPFADISDFWVFLDPNDNERLELIMAVNPFIIPSENESRGLFDPAVVYRFNIENTGDAKPDKFLDITF; from the coding sequence ATGTTTGCTAGGAAAGCTGCATTATTAATAGCGACACTGTTGGTTTCTATTTTACTGCTAACACCCCCACCATCTATTGATGCTGCTGATCATCTTGATGGCGGTAAGGATATAAGCACTCAAGCACAACCTTTTGCTGACATTTCTGATTTTTGGGTATTTCTAGATCCTAATGATAACGAACGATTAGAACTTATTATGGCGGTTAACCCCTTTATTATTCCATCAGAAAATGAAAGTAGAGGATTATTTGATCCTGCTGTTGTATATAGATTTAATATAGAAAATACTGGAGATGCAAAACCTGATAAATTTTTAGATATAACTTTTTAA